The genomic segment TCGCTGTTCGGTGTCAGCTTGGAATCGACAAGCTGCCGTACAAGCGGTCCGAGCTTCAGATAGATGACATACAGGTCGTTGGAGCGGAACTCGGCGATCGACGTCTGCACGACCGGGAGATAGACGCTGCCGCTGCGGTACGCCGAAGTCGACGGCGGAAGAATTCGGAACGGATGCTGAGCCGCGGGGTATGTCTCCCAGAAGCGCTGCGAGTACAAGTCGAGCGAACCGAAGCGGCTGAAAAAGTCGGATGCGCCGTATGTACCGTCGTTGCTCACGACAAGCCCTTCTCTCCGCTTGTAGATAAAGACGCGATCGACGGTATCGTTCATCAAGCGAATCCGGTTCAGGGAGCGAATGCTCTGCGGGACGACGGCGTAGCTGGACGCGGTGCCCAAGGCATAGTCGGACGAGAACAACTGCATCGTATCGGGGTCGAGCGAGAGCAGGAAGTTGGAATTATAAATGCCGGTGAATGTGCCGTTGAGTTGAGAGGCGACGGATGTCAGCGATTTGGCGTAGTTGTCCTTCAGCTCGTCCTGGAAATAACCGAGATTGACGCGGTAGGTAATCCAGTTAATCGATTGAATCAGCAGAGAGATGAGAAGGAAGAACAGCAGGAACCGATACACGAGACTGCGAAACCCGCCGTTGATAAATTGTCTGATTCGAAATCCCAGGCGCATCGCCATCCCCCCTCACGCTATCTGTTTTGATCCGGTTCGTAATCGAGCCATTTTCAACTATTATAGAGTCCCGATTTTCAAATCGTCTACATTGTGTCATGTAATATGACTTATAATTTAACAAAATGAGACTAATAATATTTTATTGCACGTTAAGAATCATCTTTTATGTAACAATTTATTACACGATTATGACTTTGGGTGTTTCGTTCATCGTCGCCTTCCTGTTAAATAAGGAGCACGACGGTTCCGTCCGGTTCGGTCGTCAGCGAACAGGAAAGGAGGATAGAACGAATGCGCAAACTTGCCAGCGCGAAGGAGCGGGACGCGCCGCGCTCCGCCCGACAACCGCTCGAACGCAGCCGCACGCGGCTTGGCTTCTACTGGGCCAACCATTGGCAATATTATCTGCTTCTGCTGCTTCCGCTTCTTTACTTTATCGTTTTCCGCTACGGACCGATCGCCGGCAATCTGCTTGCCTTCCGCAAGATCGTCCCGGGCGGATCCCTGCTCGGACAGAAATGGGTCGGGCTTCATTATTTCAAATTATTTATGCTAGACCCGAATTTTTGGCACGTGTTCCGCAATACGTGGACGCTCAGCCTGCTCCACCTGCTGATCGCATTTCCGCTGACGCTGATCTTCGCCCTGCTGGTCAACGAATTCGGCCGCAAGCTCCGCAGTCTGATTCAGCTGGTGTCGAGCTTTCCGAACTTCGTATCGGTCGTCATTGTCGTCGGCATGATGAAGGAGCTGCTGTCGCCGTCGGGAGGAATCGTCAACGGATGGCTGGAGCAGTTGGGCATCGCGCCGATCTTCTTCATGAACGAGCCGGGCTGGTTCCGGACGTTGTTCATCGGATCGGATATTTGGCAGTACACGGGCTGGAATGCCATCATTTATCTGGCCGCACTGTCTACGGTAGACCCTCATCTGTACGAAGCTGCCGAGATGGACGGTGCAGGCAGGCTGAGCCA from the Cohnella hashimotonis genome contains:
- a CDS encoding ABC transporter permease, with the translated sequence MRKLASAKERDAPRSARQPLERSRTRLGFYWANHWQYYLLLLLPLLYFIVFRYGPIAGNLLAFRKIVPGGSLLGQKWVGLHYFKLFMLDPNFWHVFRNTWTLSLLHLLIAFPLTLIFALLVNEFGRKLRSLIQLVSSFPNFVSVVIVVGMMKELLSPSGGIVNGWLEQLGIAPIFFMNEPGWFRTLFIGSDIWQYTGWNAIIYLAALSTVDPHLYEAAEMDGAGRLSQTWHVTLPQIMPTVSVVFILSLGQLLNVGYEKVLLMYTPSNSQTSDIIDTYIYRIGLESNNYSYATAIGLVAGLASLALVLGTNALVRRLTGHSLY